One genomic window of Luteitalea pratensis includes the following:
- a CDS encoding PP2C family protein-serine/threonine phosphatase, protein MAKPKFGDRARTFIDDYTRDLTARDLQRVFTRETRAMVSFFTQGTQQADVTQKDLLRHPFRNARQFFLAFAMRLTAARRMLYAGAAVLFVIGLIDGLTPDPGEPLWDTGIVKLLVAFGLIHLILLLEVADRLTLKHELNVARDIQRAMLPAGTLTVGTIEAHGETQPANTVGGDFFDILPRVDGQVLVILGDVAGKGTPAALLMALFLAMTRTLLDEALPPAVLALRLNEQLMRHSPRSRFITAFIALFDPRTNEMRYVNAGQNPPMVRRVSGRLEWLPPTGMALGLSRKATYEENTLTLGPGDLLLAYSDGITEAESPAGVAFEDEGLRVLADQMGGLSAGLVARRVIDEVKAHTDDSVLFDDLTVLVCRRLDTEAPPPIPMADGSNNDER, encoded by the coding sequence GTGGCGAAGCCGAAGTTTGGTGACCGCGCCCGGACGTTCATCGACGACTACACCCGCGATCTGACGGCGCGTGATCTGCAGCGCGTCTTCACGCGTGAGACGCGGGCGATGGTGTCCTTCTTCACGCAGGGCACGCAGCAGGCCGACGTCACCCAGAAGGACCTGCTGCGGCACCCGTTCCGCAACGCGCGCCAGTTCTTCCTCGCCTTCGCGATGCGGCTGACTGCGGCCCGCCGCATGCTCTACGCGGGCGCCGCGGTGCTGTTCGTGATCGGCCTGATCGACGGCCTCACGCCCGATCCCGGCGAGCCCCTGTGGGACACCGGCATCGTCAAGCTGCTCGTCGCATTCGGGCTGATCCACCTGATCCTGCTGCTCGAGGTCGCCGATCGACTCACGCTCAAGCACGAGCTGAACGTGGCGCGCGACATCCAGCGCGCGATGCTGCCCGCCGGCACGCTCACAGTCGGCACCATCGAGGCCCACGGCGAAACGCAGCCGGCCAACACCGTCGGCGGCGACTTCTTCGACATCCTGCCGCGCGTCGACGGCCAGGTGCTGGTCATCCTCGGCGATGTCGCCGGCAAGGGCACACCTGCGGCCCTCCTCATGGCCCTTTTCCTGGCCATGACCCGGACGCTGCTCGACGAGGCCCTGCCGCCGGCCGTTCTGGCCCTCCGCCTGAACGAGCAGCTCATGCGCCACTCGCCGCGATCGCGCTTCATCACCGCGTTCATCGCGCTGTTCGATCCGCGCACGAACGAGATGCGCTACGTGAATGCCGGGCAGAACCCACCCATGGTGCGCCGCGTGTCGGGGCGGCTGGAGTGGCTGCCACCCACCGGCATGGCACTCGGGCTCTCCCGCAAGGCGACCTACGAGGAGAACACCCTGACGCTGGGGCCGGGCGACCTGCTGCTGGCCTACAGCGACGGCATCACCGAAGCGGAATCACCCGCCGGTGTTGCGTTCGAAGACGAGGGATTACGCGTGCTGGCCGACCAGATGGGCGGGCTGAGCGCCGGCCTGGTCGCGCGCCGCGTGATCGATGAGGTCAAGGCCCATACCGACGACTCCGTGCTGTTTGACGACCTGACGGTGCTCGTCTGCCGTCGCCTGGATACGGAGGCGCCGCCGCCAATACCGATGGCGGATGGATCGAATAACGACGAACGCTGA
- a CDS encoding GAF domain-containing protein, whose product MTRPAVRLVLVLLLIAGVGAAGWQLYMLEKRRLDGLRQQQSLDAVREQVLHAIDDSRTAQQAYLAKGQGLDFWEAKFAEATAGLTQGLAALRAQANGQPAAVEALDAADRALKVYEGVDRKIRGFVVNNTDLMAADAVYEDGLKTSGVIRSSVEQALAALVGPARTGYDERRMQYMIAGAAAGAGIFVSLLLLPTGRRTEPEVELHAPAGSLHLSERPLRVDPPVMASPAADSMRGPIAEPVVAPPPAPAPVPVESRRASVATALPEDSLDAAAKVCTDLARVKDADELRDALGRAARLLDASGVIVWVTDGGGKSLKPLLTYGYPEEALRRIPTLPKDQDNATAAAWRDAVTQVVDATDSAPGAIAVPLLVPQGCVGVLAAEIRHGRESATTTRALAQIVAAQLAVLIPTESV is encoded by the coding sequence ATGACGCGCCCCGCTGTCCGGCTCGTGCTGGTCCTGCTGCTGATCGCTGGCGTCGGTGCTGCCGGCTGGCAGCTGTACATGCTCGAGAAGCGGCGCCTCGACGGGCTGCGCCAGCAGCAGTCACTCGACGCAGTACGCGAGCAGGTGCTGCACGCCATCGACGACTCGCGGACCGCGCAGCAAGCCTACCTCGCCAAGGGGCAGGGCCTCGATTTCTGGGAAGCCAAGTTCGCGGAGGCGACCGCCGGCCTGACGCAGGGCCTGGCGGCGCTGCGCGCACAGGCCAACGGCCAGCCAGCCGCAGTCGAGGCACTCGACGCGGCCGATCGCGCCCTCAAGGTCTACGAAGGCGTGGACCGCAAGATCCGCGGGTTCGTGGTCAACAACACCGACCTCATGGCAGCCGACGCCGTGTACGAGGACGGCCTGAAGACCTCCGGCGTGATCCGCTCCAGTGTCGAGCAGGCGCTTGCCGCACTCGTCGGGCCGGCCCGCACCGGGTACGACGAGCGACGCATGCAGTACATGATCGCCGGCGCCGCGGCCGGTGCCGGCATCTTCGTGTCGCTCCTGCTCCTGCCCACGGGACGCAGGACCGAACCCGAAGTCGAATTGCACGCCCCAGCGGGCTCGCTGCACCTGAGCGAGCGGCCGCTACGCGTCGATCCGCCGGTAATGGCGTCGCCGGCCGCTGACTCGATGCGCGGCCCGATCGCCGAACCGGTGGTGGCGCCTCCGCCGGCGCCCGCGCCGGTCCCTGTCGAGAGCCGGCGTGCCAGCGTGGCGACGGCGTTGCCAGAGGACTCCCTCGACGCTGCTGCCAAGGTCTGTACCGATCTGGCTCGGGTCAAGGACGCCGACGAACTTCGCGACGCGCTCGGCCGCGCCGCGCGCTTGCTCGACGCGTCCGGCGTCATCGTGTGGGTGACCGACGGCGGCGGTAAGTCGCTGAAGCCGTTGCTGACCTATGGGTATCCGGAAGAGGCGCTGCGACGCATTCCGACGTTGCCCAAGGACCAGGACAACGCCACCGCCGCAGCCTGGCGGGACGCGGTGACTCAGGTGGTGGACGCGACCGATTCTGCGCCGGGCGCCATCGCCGTGCCGTTGCTCGTGCCGCAGGGATGCGTCGGAGTGCTGGCGGCCGAGATTCGACACGGCCGCGAATCCGCCACCACCACCCGCGCTCTCGCGCAGATCGTGGCGGCGCAACTCGCCGTGCTCATCCCAACCGAGTCGGTTTAG
- a CDS encoding diacylglycerol/lipid kinase family protein, translated as MTVDLIVNPASGPVVGRLPRRDRVHAVSHQLRTLGATTIRATETVGHGDAAEAVRRALDAGSDRVVVWGGDGTLNEVASSLLDTGMRLGVVPGGSGNGFARGLGLPLGLHAAVHVAMLGSPRDIDTGLVNGRSFLNLAGIGFDAAVAERFNTSNLRRGLVPYLTSILHEWRTAAPQHFRIRLDESMPIEIDADLVVVCNGQQYGHGARVAPEASFDDGLFDVVAVPRITAARILGHGWRLFSGTLAQVPGVFTGRARRVEVSQANAVPIHLDGEVANAETARTFEVRPGSLRIMAGNA; from the coding sequence ATGACCGTAGATCTGATCGTGAACCCCGCGTCGGGTCCCGTGGTCGGTCGCCTGCCGCGACGCGATCGCGTGCACGCGGTGAGTCACCAATTGCGCACGCTTGGCGCCACGACCATCCGGGCCACGGAGACCGTCGGACACGGCGATGCGGCCGAGGCCGTACGTCGGGCCCTCGATGCGGGTTCGGATCGGGTCGTGGTGTGGGGCGGCGACGGCACGCTCAACGAAGTGGCCAGCAGCCTGCTCGACACGGGGATGCGACTGGGCGTCGTCCCCGGCGGGTCCGGCAACGGCTTTGCGCGTGGGCTCGGTCTGCCCCTCGGCCTGCACGCTGCGGTGCACGTCGCCATGCTCGGAAGTCCACGCGACATCGACACCGGCCTTGTCAACGGCCGTTCGTTCCTGAACCTCGCCGGTATCGGCTTCGACGCCGCCGTCGCCGAACGGTTCAACACGAGCAATCTCCGCCGCGGCCTGGTGCCGTACCTCACCTCGATCCTGCACGAGTGGCGGACGGCCGCACCGCAACACTTCCGCATCAGGCTGGACGAATCGATGCCGATCGAGATCGACGCCGACCTCGTCGTGGTCTGCAATGGCCAGCAGTACGGACACGGCGCGCGCGTGGCGCCCGAAGCGTCATTCGACGACGGCCTCTTCGACGTGGTGGCCGTGCCGCGCATCACGGCTGCGCGCATCCTCGGTCATGGCTGGCGGCTGTTCAGCGGCACGCTGGCGCAGGTGCCCGGCGTCTTCACGGGCCGCGCGCGACGCGTCGAGGTGTCGCAAGCCAACGCGGTGCCGATCCACCTCGATGGAGAGGTGGCGAATGCCGAGACCGCACGCACGTTCGAGGTACGGCCCGGCTCGCTACGGATCATGGCAGGTAATGCCTGA
- a CDS encoding DUF5658 family protein, whose translation MASLLRKFRTRSLSKGELAILAFFIAQALDAAFTYWGVALHGRDIEGNPLLASLMFSIGEGPALASAKLAAAGCGMILHLTNVHRIVAVLTAFYVCAALLPWMWVFTSVPH comes from the coding sequence ATGGCCAGCCTGCTGCGCAAGTTCCGGACGCGTTCGTTGTCGAAGGGAGAACTGGCTATTCTCGCCTTCTTCATCGCGCAAGCACTGGATGCCGCCTTTACCTACTGGGGCGTGGCCCTGCACGGCCGCGACATCGAAGGCAACCCGCTGCTGGCCTCACTGATGTTCTCGATCGGTGAAGGGCCCGCGCTCGCCTCGGCCAAGCTCGCCGCGGCGGGGTGCGGCATGATCCTCCACCTCACGAATGTGCACCGGATCGTCGCCGTCCTCACGGCCTTCTACGTGTGTGCAGCCCTGCTGCCCTGGATGTGGGTGTTCACCTCTGTTCCTCACTAA
- a CDS encoding M1 family metallopeptidase, with protein MEASVGPALRARPIALCPVRSRIKTQTRLPVRRAGPVAMRACAVFLIVMVSWWAPPAAAQPADAVGALLVRMEQALATGADAPTLLPLFDEGADRAQIDAMADESAGDRTTRAVVRERDRQDLADGVTRVIADILIETAALAHVSTWRLDIAPPSAAADQSRRVRAAARLSIVDGLVRLALSERQYAVRDLHIRGEDLDVAIASGVAYAAEVRGMITALVVIGDGEVTFSPKPESEKGQLRLVAGDEVLRSKVSRLFLRVNPADVAQHVSLDSLKPMETDRGMLDRARRLFGDQVGQSYSLDLNDLSRETWNLVPPIGDLLVDMDLARFGQISYARSGGDSEDISLFDRKRRKNLSVYTSQRNLAMRGTRRYNEEDRLDYVVEQYNVDVSFDPARLWLEGRADLDLRITSAAAQTLTLRLAEPLVLRAVTSDEFGRLLALRVRGQNNIVVNLPDSLRRGQTLRLRVAYGGRLPPVPAEREAVTVGQQMLSEVALEPEPRFVYSHRSYWYPQSSVTAFAKARIRVTVPPDFTVLGSGIPDPPTVTTTPDGRPRRAFTFRALQPIRYLSIAISRFVQVVSADVSRRAATATDDAAASPRLSRSGEGVFYDETSVEMWSQPRQTSRARDLLDTTTDIMRFYGDLVDDLPFPSLRLVLAEDTLPGGHSPAYFALLNQPMPGTPFTWARDPVAFDDFPQYFIAHELAHQFWGQAVAGENYHEQWISEGFAQYFALLYAQKVRPKETVAGVFRQMYRSALEVSDQGPIWLGYRLGHMKGESRVFRATVYNKSALVLHMLRRLMGEAAFSRGLQRFYGQSRFRRVGTDDLRAAMETEYGRPLVRFFERWVYGADIPVLRTSWEQVDLVTAGADGQAPAGSTLRLILEQGPKVHDVPVTATIVYADGRAEQVLAVVTDQVTEVQVPATGRVREVRFNEDFGALVRIERKR; from the coding sequence GTGGAGGCGTCGGTAGGGCCGGCTCTCCGAGCCCGGCCCATCGCCCTGTGCCCGGTGAGGTCTAGAATCAAGACTCAGACACGTTTGCCGGTCCGTCGGGCCGGGCCCGTCGCCATGCGAGCCTGCGCGGTGTTCCTCATCGTCATGGTGTCGTGGTGGGCCCCGCCCGCTGCGGCGCAGCCAGCCGACGCTGTCGGCGCGCTCCTCGTGCGCATGGAGCAGGCGCTCGCCACCGGCGCCGACGCGCCGACGCTGTTGCCTCTCTTCGACGAAGGCGCCGACCGCGCCCAGATCGATGCGATGGCCGACGAGTCGGCAGGCGACCGCACCACACGCGCGGTCGTCCGCGAGCGCGACCGGCAGGATCTCGCCGATGGCGTCACCCGTGTGATCGCCGACATCCTGATCGAGACGGCGGCGCTGGCACACGTCTCCACCTGGCGACTCGATATCGCGCCGCCCTCCGCGGCGGCCGACCAATCCAGGCGGGTTCGCGCCGCCGCGCGCCTCAGCATCGTCGATGGCCTGGTCCGCCTGGCCCTGTCCGAGCGGCAGTACGCCGTGCGCGATCTCCACATCCGCGGCGAGGATCTCGACGTCGCGATTGCGTCAGGCGTCGCCTACGCCGCCGAAGTGCGCGGCATGATCACGGCCCTTGTCGTCATCGGTGACGGCGAGGTCACGTTCTCGCCCAAGCCGGAATCGGAGAAGGGGCAACTGCGCCTCGTCGCCGGCGACGAAGTACTGCGGTCGAAGGTCTCGCGCCTGTTCCTGCGGGTGAACCCGGCCGATGTCGCCCAACACGTTTCGCTCGACTCGCTCAAGCCGATGGAGACCGATCGCGGCATGCTCGATCGCGCGCGGCGGCTCTTTGGCGACCAGGTCGGACAGTCGTACAGCCTCGACCTCAACGACCTGAGTCGAGAGACCTGGAACCTGGTGCCGCCCATCGGCGACCTGCTCGTCGACATGGATCTCGCCCGCTTCGGCCAGATCTCCTACGCCCGCAGCGGCGGCGACTCCGAAGACATTTCCTTGTTCGACCGCAAGCGCAGGAAGAACCTGTCGGTCTACACGTCGCAACGCAACCTCGCGATGCGCGGCACGCGCCGCTACAACGAAGAGGATCGGCTCGACTACGTCGTCGAGCAGTACAACGTCGATGTGTCGTTCGATCCAGCCCGCCTCTGGCTCGAGGGCCGCGCCGATCTGGACCTGCGAATCACCAGCGCCGCGGCGCAGACGCTGACGCTTCGCCTCGCCGAACCGCTGGTCCTGCGCGCGGTGACCTCCGACGAGTTCGGCCGGCTGCTCGCCTTGAGGGTGCGCGGACAGAACAACATCGTCGTCAACCTGCCGGACTCACTGCGCCGCGGACAGACGCTTCGTCTGCGCGTCGCGTACGGCGGGCGGCTGCCGCCCGTGCCTGCAGAGAGGGAAGCCGTCACGGTCGGGCAGCAGATGCTTTCGGAAGTGGCGCTCGAGCCCGAGCCGCGCTTCGTCTACTCCCACCGCTCCTACTGGTACCCGCAGAGCAGCGTGACGGCCTTTGCCAAGGCCCGGATCCGGGTGACGGTGCCGCCCGATTTCACGGTGCTCGGTAGTGGCATCCCCGACCCTCCAACCGTGACGACGACGCCAGATGGGCGGCCTCGCCGGGCGTTCACGTTCCGGGCGTTGCAGCCGATCCGGTACCTCTCGATCGCGATCAGCCGGTTCGTCCAGGTGGTGTCGGCCGACGTCTCGCGGCGGGCGGCAACGGCAACCGATGACGCGGCCGCATCCCCCAGGCTGTCGAGAAGCGGTGAGGGCGTGTTCTACGACGAGACGTCGGTCGAGATGTGGAGCCAGCCGCGCCAGACATCCCGCGCCAGGGACCTCCTCGACACGACGACCGACATCATGCGCTTCTACGGCGACCTGGTGGATGACCTGCCGTTCCCGAGCCTGCGACTCGTCCTCGCTGAAGACACGCTGCCTGGCGGCCACAGCCCGGCGTACTTCGCCTTGCTGAACCAGCCGATGCCGGGCACACCGTTCACCTGGGCACGCGACCCGGTGGCATTCGACGACTTCCCGCAGTACTTCATCGCCCACGAACTGGCGCACCAGTTCTGGGGACAGGCGGTCGCGGGCGAGAACTACCACGAGCAGTGGATCAGCGAAGGCTTCGCCCAATATTTTGCGCTGTTGTACGCGCAGAAGGTCCGGCCGAAAGAAACCGTCGCCGGCGTGTTCCGACAGATGTATCGGTCCGCGCTCGAGGTCAGCGACCAGGGGCCGATCTGGCTCGGCTACCGGCTCGGTCACATGAAGGGGGAGAGCCGGGTCTTTCGTGCCACCGTGTACAACAAGAGCGCCCTCGTGCTCCACATGCTGCGGCGCCTGATGGGGGAGGCGGCGTTTTCCCGTGGTCTGCAGCGGTTCTATGGTCAGAGCCGCTTCCGCCGCGTCGGCACCGACGACCTGCGTGCGGCGATGGAGACCGAGTACGGACGCCCGCTCGTGCGGTTCTTCGAGCGGTGGGTCTACGGCGCCGACATCCCGGTTTTGCGGACGAGCTGGGAGCAGGTTGATCTCGTCACGGCCGGTGCCGACGGCCAGGCCCCCGCCGGGAGTACCTTGCGCCTCATCCTCGAGCAGGGCCCCAAGGTCCACGACGTTCCGGTCACGGCGACCATCGTGTACGCCGACGGGCGTGCAGAGCAGGTGCTCGCCGTCGTCACCGACCAGGTGACCGAGGTGCAGGTGCCCGCCACCGGCCGTGTGCGCGAGGTCCGATTCAACGAGGACTTCGGCGCGCTCGTGCGCATCGAACGGAAGCGGTAG
- a CDS encoding glycine C-acetyltransferase, translating to MRSDPLAYLGDQLEDLRTQGLYRSLRILESEAKATSVYDGKSVVNLSSNNYLGLTTHPRLKQKAIEAIEQFGVGSGAVRSISGTMAMHMELERRLAEFKHTEAVVVFQSGFASNAGTVSAILTREDAIISDELNHASIIDGARLSRATIKVYPHGDADAARRILSELPSRQRKLLITDGVFSMDGDLGPLPALCDAAEAYGAIMMVDDAHASGVFGRNGRGTVDHFGMHGRVDVQVGTLSKAIGSLGGYVAGNRSLIEFLYHRARPFLFSTSHPPSVTASCLAALDLLLEEPQLIDRLWENTRFFKDGLQALGFDTGISQSPITPVMVGDGARAMQFSDRLFQAGVFAMGIAFPTVARDKARVRTIVSAAHTRAELQFALDVFGSVGREMGIV from the coding sequence ATGCGCAGCGATCCACTCGCGTATCTCGGAGACCAGCTCGAGGACCTCAGGACGCAAGGGCTCTACCGATCCCTGCGCATTCTCGAGAGCGAGGCGAAGGCCACCTCGGTCTATGACGGCAAGTCGGTCGTCAATCTCTCCTCCAACAACTATCTCGGGCTGACCACCCATCCCAGGCTGAAGCAGAAGGCGATCGAGGCCATCGAGCAGTTCGGCGTCGGATCCGGCGCGGTGCGCAGCATCTCCGGAACGATGGCGATGCACATGGAACTCGAGCGCCGCCTGGCCGAGTTCAAGCACACCGAGGCCGTCGTCGTCTTCCAGAGCGGCTTTGCCTCGAACGCCGGGACCGTGTCGGCCATCCTCACGCGCGAGGACGCGATCATCTCCGACGAACTGAACCACGCGAGCATCATCGACGGCGCCCGCCTCAGTCGCGCCACCATCAAGGTCTATCCACACGGCGACGCCGACGCCGCGCGCAGGATCCTCAGCGAGTTGCCATCCCGACAGCGCAAGCTGCTGATTACCGATGGCGTCTTCAGCATGGACGGCGATCTCGGTCCGCTGCCGGCGCTGTGCGACGCCGCCGAGGCCTACGGTGCGATCATGATGGTGGACGATGCCCATGCCAGTGGCGTGTTCGGCCGGAATGGCCGTGGGACGGTCGACCACTTCGGCATGCACGGTCGCGTCGACGTGCAGGTCGGCACCTTGTCCAAGGCCATCGGTTCGCTCGGTGGCTACGTTGCGGGTAACCGCAGCCTGATCGAGTTCCTGTATCACCGGGCGCGCCCGTTCCTGTTCTCCACGTCGCACCCGCCGTCGGTCACGGCCAGCTGCCTGGCCGCGCTCGATCTGCTCCTCGAGGAGCCGCAGTTGATCGACCGGCTCTGGGAGAACACCCGCTTCTTCAAGGACGGCCTGCAGGCGCTCGGTTTCGACACCGGCATCAGCCAGAGCCCGATCACGCCGGTCATGGTGGGCGATGGCGCCCGGGCCATGCAGTTCTCGGATCGTCTCTTCCAGGCGGGCGTCTTCGCGATGGGCATTGCCTTCCCGACCGTCGCGCGCGACAAGGCGCGCGTGCGCACCATCGTCTCGGCCGCCCACACGCGCGCCGAACTTCAGTTCGCCCTCGACGTATTTGGAAGCGTGGGCCGGGAGATGGGGATTGTCTGA
- a CDS encoding 2Fe-2S iron-sulfur cluster-binding protein, translating to MDTVTLTIDGREVTVAKGTTVLQAAIESGINVPYYCYHPGLGVDGNCRVCLVKVEKMPKLQVSCSITAAEGMVVHTQTPDVVKARAGVFEFLLLNHPLDCPVCDKGGECPLQDFSYSFGPDSSRNEFSRRVFDGEGVKADVDFGPTLMLNRNRCIMCTRCIRFMREIDGDAQIGVLARGNSSEIATFEERGIHSILSGNLMDVCPVGAITTRDYRFKSRPWDNPSAVDTICTLCEKGCNTTAWLRAKPEWAKGATLVRFTPRLNPDVNQFWMCDVGRFNYHWIESDQRLTRPIVSSAQGQQAATWNQALDRLRDELTAADGQIRFLLSAHASHEELFVFAKLGQALLGDKAQHAFDVAWTSSVKVQPPNTKFVVPPVDAPNVAGARMFGLVDDVTSAPDIAGLKQAVGDGSVKVLYVFDPGPEGSIGDTTWIVDAKKAGRIGTLVVQGVLMTPLAASADIVLPGAAFIEKDASYTNDQGRLQFASRAFPAPGEALEDAAIVLKVAKATGYDLGYASGAAVRHAIAETLPDEPGLAGIGSATFGEARAATHWLQSSNASERVKWDTLFQDLPPVKFADMLRPRPAGDVIPLRKVD from the coding sequence ATGGACACAGTCACCCTCACCATCGACGGCCGCGAGGTCACCGTTGCCAAGGGCACCACGGTGCTGCAGGCCGCGATCGAGAGCGGGATCAACGTGCCGTACTACTGCTACCACCCCGGCCTCGGTGTGGATGGCAACTGTCGCGTCTGTCTCGTCAAGGTCGAAAAGATGCCCAAGCTGCAGGTGTCGTGCTCGATCACGGCGGCCGAAGGCATGGTGGTGCACACACAGACCCCCGACGTCGTCAAGGCACGCGCCGGCGTGTTCGAGTTCCTGCTGCTGAACCACCCGCTCGACTGCCCGGTCTGCGACAAGGGCGGTGAGTGCCCGCTGCAGGACTTCTCCTACAGCTTCGGCCCCGACTCGAGCCGCAACGAGTTCTCGCGCCGCGTGTTCGACGGCGAAGGCGTCAAGGCCGACGTCGACTTCGGACCGACGCTGATGCTGAACCGCAACCGCTGCATCATGTGCACGCGGTGCATCCGCTTCATGCGCGAGATCGACGGTGACGCGCAGATCGGGGTCCTGGCACGCGGCAACAGCAGCGAGATCGCGACCTTCGAGGAGCGCGGCATCCACTCGATCCTCTCGGGCAACCTGATGGACGTGTGCCCGGTCGGCGCCATCACCACCCGCGACTACCGGTTCAAGTCGCGGCCGTGGGACAACCCCAGCGCCGTCGACACGATCTGCACCCTGTGCGAGAAGGGCTGCAACACCACGGCCTGGCTGCGCGCCAAGCCGGAGTGGGCCAAGGGCGCCACGCTCGTGCGCTTCACGCCGCGCCTGAACCCGGACGTGAACCAGTTCTGGATGTGCGACGTCGGACGCTTCAATTACCACTGGATCGAGAGCGACCAGCGACTGACGCGGCCGATTGTCAGCAGTGCGCAGGGGCAGCAGGCGGCCACCTGGAATCAGGCGCTGGATCGCCTTCGCGACGAGTTGACTGCCGCCGATGGGCAGATCCGCTTCCTGCTCTCGGCGCACGCCAGCCACGAAGAACTTTTCGTCTTCGCGAAGCTCGGACAGGCGCTTCTCGGTGACAAGGCGCAGCACGCGTTCGACGTCGCCTGGACATCGTCGGTGAAGGTGCAGCCGCCCAACACGAAATTCGTCGTCCCACCAGTAGACGCGCCCAACGTGGCAGGGGCACGGATGTTCGGCCTGGTTGACGACGTCACGAGCGCACCCGATATCGCCGGCCTCAAGCAGGCGGTTGGCGACGGCTCGGTCAAGGTCCTGTACGTGTTCGACCCGGGCCCCGAGGGTTCGATTGGCGACACGACCTGGATCGTCGATGCGAAGAAGGCCGGCAGGATCGGCACACTTGTGGTTCAGGGCGTGTTGATGACCCCGCTTGCCGCGTCTGCGGACATCGTCCTTCCCGGCGCAGCGTTCATCGAGAAGGACGCCTCGTACACGAACGACCAGGGACGCCTGCAGTTCGCCTCGCGCGCGTTCCCCGCTCCCGGCGAGGCACTCGAGGACGCCGCGATCGTCCTCAAGGTCGCGAAGGCCACCGGGTACGACCTCGGCTACGCGTCGGGTGCCGCCGTGCGTCACGCCATCGCCGAGACGCTGCCCGATGAGCCGGGCCTGGCTGGCATCGGTTCGGCGACGTTCGGCGAGGCCCGGGCGGCGACGCACTGGTTGCAGTCGAGCAACGCGTCCGAGCGCGTCAAGTGGGACACGCTGTTCCAGGACCTGCCGCCGGTGAAGTTCGCCGACATGCTCAGGCCCAGACCCGCGGGCGACGTCATCCCGCTTCGCAAAGTGGATTGA